One Festucalex cinctus isolate MCC-2025b chromosome 1, RoL_Fcin_1.0, whole genome shotgun sequence genomic region harbors:
- the LOC144020497 gene encoding noelin-3-like — translation MWKPPTFVSVLMLLFGCWPTVTTVGSREGWQVFGSAQDADGRCVCTVVAPGQTLCSRDAKGRQLRQLLEKVQNMSQSMEVLNLRTQRDFQYIVRMESLIKGLRSKFRQMDSDRRTLAAKNFQELKEKMDSLQPLIPVLEQYKTDARIISQFKDEIRNLSAVLLAVQEQMGTFDYDELNRKVLSLENRLRSCMSKLTCGRLMKITGPVTVKTSGTRFGAWMTDPQASPENIKVWYMDGYTNNKIVKEYKSMADFVSGAESRTYSLPFKWAGTNHVVYNGSLYYNKMQSNIIVRYGLQTGRVLTQRALDSAGFHNVYPYTWGGFSDIDLMADELGLWAVYATNRNAGNVVLSRLDPDTLRPLATWNTEYSKRNAGEAFMICGTLYLTNSHLTGAKVYYAYSTRTSSYEYIDVPFHNQYFHMSMLDYNARERSLYGWNNGHQVLFNVTLFHVIKTNDDA, via the exons ATGTGGAAGCCGCCGACGTTTGTGTCCGTCCTCATGCTGCTGTTTGGCTGCTGGCCGACTGTG ACCACGGTGGGGTCCCGGGAGGGCTGGCAAGTGTTCGGCTCTGCTCAGGACGCCGACGGCCGCTGTGTGTGCACGGTGGTGGCACCCGGGCAGACTCTGTGCTCCCGGGACGCCAAAGGACGACAGCTGCGACAGCTCCTGGAGAAG GTCCAGAACATGTCTCAGTCCATGGAGGTTCTCAACCTGCGGACTCAGAGGGACTTCCAGTACATTGTGAGGATGGAGAGCCTCATTAAAGGTCTGCGTTCCAAGTTCAGACAGATGGATTCGGACAGGAGGACTCTGGCCGCTAAAAACTTCCAG GAGCTGAAGGAGAAGATGGACTCGCTGCAGCCGCTGATTCCCGTGCTGGAGCAGTACAAGACGGACGCCAGGATCATCTCGCAGTTCAAGGACGAGATCAGGAATCTGTCGGCCGTCTTGCTGGCTGTGCAGGAGCAGATGGGAACGTTTGATTACGACGAGCTCAACCGGAAAGTCCTCAGCTTGGAAAACCGCCTGAGAAGCTGCATGAGCAAACTCA catGTGGCAGGCTGATGAAGATCACCGGCCCTGTTACGGTGAAGACCTCTGGGACCAGATTTGGCGCATGGATGACAGACCCGCAGGCTTCTCCCGAAAACATCAAA GTTTGGTACATGGACGGCTACACCAACAACAAGATCGTCAAAGAGTACAAATCCATGGCGGACTTCGTGTCGGGCGCGGAGTCTCGCACGTACAGTTTGCCCTTCAAGTGGGCGGGCACCAACCACGTGGTGTACAACGGCTCACTGTACTACAACAAGATGCAGAGCAACATCATCGTGCGCTACGGCCTGCAGACGGGCCGCGTGCTGACGCAGCGGGCGCTGGACTCGGCCGGCTTCCACAACGTGTACCCGTACACGTGGGGCGGCTTCTCCGACATCGACCTGATGGCCGACGAGCTGGGCCTGTGGGCCGTCTACGCCACCAACCGCAACGCCGGCAACGTGGTCCTGAGCCGCCTGGACCCCGACACCTTGCGGCCGCTCGCCACCTGGAACACCGAGTACTCCAAGCGCAACGCCGGCGAGGCCTTCATGATCTGCGGCACGCTCTACCTCACCAACTCGCACCTGACCGGCGCCAAGGTGTACTACGCCTACTCCACCCGGACGTCCTCCTACGAGTACATCGACGTCCCCTTCCACAACCAGTACTTCCACATGTCCATGCTGGACTACAACGCCCGCGAGCGATCGCTCTACGGCTGGAACAACGGACACCAGGTGCTCTTCAACGTCACGCTCTTCCACGTCATCAAAACCAACGACGACGCATGA